The following are from one region of the Bradyrhizobium septentrionale genome:
- a CDS encoding thiamine pyrophosphate-binding protein produces MKNRITGRSAFLALLKDEGVTHLFGNPGTTELPIMHALKDHPDLTYVMAMQESLVVAMADGFSRASGKLVACNVHVAPGLGNAMGSLYNASFTGTPLILTAGQQEQGHGLTEPVLYGPLVQMATPLVKWAVEVTRLEDLPRIVRRAAKIATTPPTGPVFISLPGDILNAEAGIELGPSTRIDTRVRPSEDSLNALAARILKAERPVIVVGDEIVKSDALREAADLAETLGCPAWQSPTPYGSHFLSESPSFMGAIARLQKVARDVLAPHDLLIALGGDPLRMSVYSEVDPLPDGLSIVQVGLVDNDLARNYGAEIAVKADVKETLRALVPALKELGGGALETRAKQGLAALAPKNWAAKRKALVEQISKASQKSPIDPDWLALQVVEAMPDNAILVDEGLTSSRQIIGLRPHRDRYGYHALASGGIGWGLPAAVGVSLANPQRPVVCYSGDGSSMYSIQSLWTAANHKLPLNFVIVNNGGYRIIKQRLLAFHGDDNYVGMDFIDPPVDFTGVARSLGLEAIKVTDPQELNGVMKSACSRPGAKLIEVVVSNSVN; encoded by the coding sequence ATGAAGAATCGCATCACCGGCCGTTCGGCATTTCTGGCGCTGCTGAAGGATGAAGGCGTCACCCATCTGTTCGGCAATCCCGGCACCACCGAACTGCCGATCATGCACGCGCTGAAGGACCATCCTGACCTCACCTATGTGATGGCGATGCAGGAGAGCCTGGTGGTCGCGATGGCCGACGGTTTCAGCCGCGCCTCCGGCAAGCTCGTCGCCTGTAACGTCCATGTCGCGCCGGGCCTCGGCAATGCGATGGGCTCGCTCTACAATGCAAGCTTCACCGGCACGCCGCTGATCCTCACCGCCGGCCAGCAGGAGCAGGGCCACGGCCTGACCGAACCGGTGCTCTATGGCCCGCTGGTGCAGATGGCGACGCCGCTGGTGAAATGGGCGGTCGAGGTGACGCGGCTGGAAGACCTGCCGCGCATCGTGCGCCGCGCCGCAAAGATCGCGACCACGCCGCCCACCGGGCCGGTGTTCATCTCGCTGCCCGGCGACATTCTCAATGCCGAGGCCGGCATCGAGCTCGGCCCCTCCACCCGCATCGACACGCGCGTCAGGCCGTCGGAGGACTCGCTCAACGCGCTCGCTGCGCGAATCCTGAAAGCGGAGCGTCCGGTGATCGTCGTCGGCGACGAGATCGTGAAGAGCGATGCGCTGCGTGAGGCTGCCGATCTGGCCGAGACGCTGGGCTGTCCGGCCTGGCAATCGCCGACGCCCTACGGTTCGCATTTCCTCTCCGAAAGCCCGAGCTTCATGGGCGCGATCGCGCGGCTGCAGAAGGTCGCCCGCGATGTGCTGGCGCCGCACGATCTCTTGATCGCGCTCGGCGGCGATCCCCTGCGGATGTCGGTCTATAGCGAGGTCGATCCGCTGCCGGACGGGCTCTCGATCGTGCAGGTCGGCCTGGTCGACAACGATCTTGCGCGGAATTACGGCGCCGAGATCGCGGTCAAGGCCGACGTCAAGGAAACGCTGCGCGCGCTGGTGCCGGCGTTGAAGGAGCTTGGCGGCGGCGCGCTGGAGACGCGCGCGAAGCAGGGCCTCGCGGCGCTCGCACCTAAGAACTGGGCGGCGAAGCGCAAGGCGCTGGTCGAGCAGATCTCGAAGGCGAGCCAGAAATCGCCGATCGATCCGGACTGGCTGGCGCTGCAGGTCGTGGAAGCGATGCCCGACAATGCGATCCTGGTCGACGAGGGCCTGACCTCATCGCGGCAGATCATCGGCTTGCGGCCGCATCGCGACCGCTACGGCTATCACGCGCTCGCCTCCGGCGGCATCGGCTGGGGCCTGCCGGCCGCGGTCGGCGTCAGCCTCGCCAATCCGCAGCGCCCGGTGGTGTGCTATTCCGGCGACGGCTCGTCGATGTATTCAATCCAGTCGCTGTGGACCGCGGCTAACCACAAGCTGCCGCTGAACTTCGTGATCGTGAATAATGGCGGCTACCGCATCATCAAGCAGCGCCTGCTCGCCTTCCATGGCGACGACAATTATGTCGGTATGGATTTCATCGATCCGCCGGTCGATTTCACCGGCGTCGCGCGCTCGCTCGGGCTCGAGGCGATCAAGGTCACCGACCCGCAGGAGCTGAACGGCGTGATGAAGTCGGCGTGCAGCAGGCCCGGCGCGAAGTTGATCGAGGTGGTGGTGAGCAATTCGGTGAATTAA
- a CDS encoding LLM class flavin-dependent oxidoreductase — protein sequence MTKQIRLNAFAMNCVAHQSPGLWTHPRDRTKDYNRLSYWTDLAKTLERGRFDGLFLADVLGVYDVYAGNPDAALRNAAQTPANEPLMLIPAMAAVTENLGFGVTSNLSFEPPYPFARRMSTLDHLTGGRVGWNVVTGYLDSAARGAGKDKQTAHDDRYELADEYMELVYKLWEGSWEDDAAIRDVARGIFTDPAKVHRVQHEGSNYRLNAIHLSEPSPQRTPVLYQAGTSPRGRQFAAEHAECVFMSGPSAKVIGPRVSAIRELAAEKGRNPAEILMFSMMCVVVAPTEAEAKAKYAEYRSHISHEGALALMSGWTGVDFSTYSLDQEVRHVQNDAGRSAMDNVTRADPDRVWTVREVAEHVGIGGAGPVVVGSPEQVADKIEQWFEDTDVDGLNVAFAISPGDFEDIADMLVPELTKRGRYKREYAKGTLREKLFGAGRARLDATHPASRYRVKRSAAAE from the coding sequence ATGACAAAGCAAATCCGGCTCAACGCCTTTGCCATGAATTGCGTGGCGCATCAGTCGCCGGGGCTGTGGACCCATCCGCGCGACCGCACCAAGGATTACAACAGACTGTCCTACTGGACCGATCTGGCGAAGACGCTGGAGCGCGGCCGGTTCGACGGGCTGTTCCTCGCCGACGTGCTCGGCGTCTATGACGTCTATGCGGGCAATCCGGATGCGGCGCTGCGCAACGCGGCGCAGACCCCGGCCAACGAACCGCTGATGCTGATCCCGGCGATGGCCGCGGTGACCGAAAATCTCGGCTTCGGCGTCACCAGCAATCTCTCCTTCGAGCCGCCCTACCCGTTCGCGCGGCGGATGTCGACGCTCGACCATCTGACCGGCGGCCGGGTCGGCTGGAACGTGGTGACCGGCTATCTCGATTCCGCCGCGCGCGGCGCCGGCAAGGACAAGCAGACCGCACACGACGACCGCTACGAGCTCGCCGACGAATATATGGAGCTGGTCTACAAGCTCTGGGAAGGCAGCTGGGAGGACGACGCCGCGATCCGCGACGTCGCGCGCGGCATCTTCACCGACCCTGCGAAGGTGCATCGCGTCCAGCACGAAGGCAGCAACTACCGGCTCAACGCGATCCATCTGTCGGAGCCGTCGCCGCAGCGCACGCCGGTGCTCTACCAGGCCGGCACCTCGCCGCGCGGCCGGCAATTCGCCGCCGAGCACGCCGAATGCGTGTTCATGTCGGGACCATCCGCCAAGGTGATCGGCCCGCGGGTCTCGGCGATCCGCGAGCTCGCCGCCGAGAAGGGCCGCAACCCGGCCGAGATCCTGATGTTCTCGATGATGTGCGTCGTGGTCGCGCCGACCGAGGCCGAAGCCAAGGCGAAGTATGCCGAGTATCGCAGCCATATCAGCCATGAGGGCGCGCTGGCGCTGATGTCGGGCTGGACCGGCGTCGACTTCTCGACCTATTCGCTCGACCAGGAGGTGCGGCATGTGCAGAACGACGCCGGCCGCTCCGCGATGGACAATGTCACCCGCGCCGATCCTGATCGGGTCTGGACTGTGCGCGAGGTTGCCGAGCACGTCGGCATCGGCGGCGCCGGCCCGGTGGTGGTCGGCTCGCCGGAGCAGGTCGCCGACAAGATCGAGCAGTGGTTCGAGGACACCGATGTCGACGGCCTCAACGTCGCCTTCGCGATCTCGCCCGGCGATTTCGAGGATATTGCCGACATGCTGGTGCCGGAGCTGACGAAGCGCGGCCGCTACAAGCGCGAGTATGCGAAAGGCACGCTGCGCGAGAAGCTGTTCGGCGCGGGGCGTGCAAGGCTCGACGCGACGCATCCGGCGAGCCGGTACCGCGTGAAGCGGAGTGCTGCCGCGGAGTGA
- a CDS encoding M20 family metallopeptidase translates to MATRADAIATVREHFQSGQFVQELDRRVGYQTESLNADKADALRAYLVENLQPAFAELDFKTRLIESPTGRGPYLIADYQEDAARPTVLTYGHGDVVDGMVGEWRDGLNPWQTTVKGDRVYGRGTADNKGQHSINMAALRAVKQARGGKLGFNAKFIIETGEEIGSPDLREVCEAHREELKADLFIASDGPRLSAERPTIFLGCRGGNRIHLDVNLRDGGNHSGNWGGVLANPATILVNAIASLVDGKGRMKLEILKPPPISNRVRAALADVKVEPTADEPQLAEDWGEEGLTAAERLYAWNTLEVLAMSSGNIDKPANAIPGKANAVLQLRFVVGTRYLEVIDGVRDYLHNNGFPMVEVSGAQRFGASRTDMDSPWIDWAANSIRTTTGKAPAVLPNFGGSLPNDVFSEGLGLPTIWVPHSYPGCSQHAPDEHILLPVTEEALTIMAGLFWDLGETPRKG, encoded by the coding sequence ATGGCGACACGGGCCGACGCAATCGCAACGGTGCGAGAGCATTTTCAATCGGGACAGTTCGTGCAGGAGCTCGACCGCAGGGTCGGCTACCAGACCGAGAGCCTGAATGCCGACAAGGCCGATGCGCTGCGCGCCTATCTGGTCGAGAATCTTCAGCCGGCCTTCGCCGAGCTCGATTTCAAGACCCGGCTGATCGAATCGCCGACCGGCCGCGGGCCCTATCTGATCGCCGACTACCAGGAAGATGCGGCGCGGCCGACTGTGCTGACCTATGGTCACGGCGACGTCGTCGACGGCATGGTCGGCGAATGGCGCGACGGGCTCAATCCCTGGCAGACCACGGTCAAGGGCGATCGTGTCTATGGCCGCGGCACTGCCGACAACAAGGGTCAGCACTCGATCAACATGGCCGCGCTGCGCGCGGTGAAGCAGGCGCGCGGCGGCAAGCTCGGCTTCAACGCCAAATTCATCATCGAGACCGGCGAGGAGATCGGCTCGCCCGATCTGCGCGAGGTCTGCGAGGCGCATCGCGAGGAGCTGAAGGCCGATCTGTTCATTGCCTCCGACGGGCCGCGGCTGTCGGCGGAGCGGCCGACCATCTTCCTCGGCTGCCGCGGCGGCAACCGCATCCATCTCGACGTTAACTTACGCGATGGCGGCAATCATTCCGGCAATTGGGGCGGCGTGCTGGCCAATCCCGCCACGATCCTGGTCAATGCGATCGCGAGCCTGGTCGACGGCAAGGGCCGCATGAAGCTCGAGATCCTCAAACCCCCGCCGATCTCCAACCGCGTCCGCGCCGCGCTCGCCGACGTCAAGGTCGAGCCGACGGCGGACGAACCTCAGCTCGCGGAGGATTGGGGCGAGGAGGGCCTGACCGCGGCCGAGCGGCTCTATGCCTGGAACACGCTGGAAGTGCTGGCGATGTCGTCGGGCAATATCGACAAACCGGCCAATGCCATTCCCGGCAAGGCGAACGCGGTGCTGCAGCTCCGTTTCGTGGTCGGCACGAGATATCTCGAAGTGATCGATGGGGTGCGCGACTATCTGCACAACAACGGTTTCCCGATGGTCGAGGTCTCCGGCGCGCAGCGCTTTGGCGCCTCGCGCACCGACATGGACAGCCCGTGGATCGACTGGGCGGCCAACTCGATCCGCACCACCACCGGCAAGGCGCCGGCGGTGCTGCCGAACTTCGGCGGCTCGCTGCCGAACGACGTGTTCTCCGAAGGTCTCGGCCTGCCGACGATCTGGGTGCCGCATTCCTATCCGGGCTGCTCGCAGCATGCCCCCGACGAGCACATCCTGCTGCCGGTGACCGAGGAGGCGCTGACCATCATGGCCGGCCTGTTCTGGGATCTCGGCGAGACGCCGCGCAAGGGTTGA
- a CDS encoding IclR family transcriptional regulator, with the protein MNASTTATARTSRKRPPPEPGQPDKFNAIQKVCAILRVLAQRSPLRLTDIADTTSLNKATALRILNSLIEEGFVSRVAGAKTYELGQEARVMAVGARRSVDIAELAQPSLLRLSERSADTALLSVRSGVEALYLARSVGSHPLQPNYLQIGSRRSLGVGAGALALLVWLPDAEIEAVIEVIVPRLAKSPRITPKFLRERIAVARKAGHTVLIDAAFPGMGGVGVPVRDDAGEVVAALSIGAASDRIRRREGELADMLKKEAQVLARAMAQAPKNGRVVKAG; encoded by the coding sequence ATGAACGCCTCCACGACTGCGACCGCACGGACCAGCCGCAAGAGGCCACCGCCGGAGCCGGGCCAACCCGACAAGTTCAACGCGATCCAGAAGGTCTGCGCGATCCTGCGCGTGCTGGCGCAGCGCTCGCCGCTGCGGCTCACTGATATCGCCGACACCACCTCGCTGAACAAGGCGACCGCGCTACGCATCCTCAACTCGCTGATCGAGGAAGGTTTTGTCTCCAGGGTCGCCGGCGCCAAGACCTATGAGCTCGGTCAGGAGGCGCGGGTGATGGCGGTCGGCGCGCGCCGTTCGGTCGACATCGCCGAGCTGGCGCAGCCGAGCCTGTTGCGGCTGTCCGAGCGCTCCGCCGACACGGCGCTGTTGTCGGTGCGCTCCGGCGTCGAGGCGCTTTATCTGGCGCGCTCGGTCGGCAGCCATCCGCTGCAGCCGAATTATCTGCAGATCGGCAGCCGCCGTTCGCTCGGCGTCGGTGCCGGCGCGCTCGCGCTGCTGGTCTGGCTGCCGGACGCCGAGATCGAGGCCGTGATCGAGGTGATCGTGCCGCGGCTGGCGAAATCGCCGCGCATTACCCCAAAGTTCCTGCGCGAGCGGATCGCCGTGGCGCGCAAGGCCGGCCACACCGTGCTGATCGACGCCGCATTCCCGGGCATGGGCGGCGTCGGCGTCCCCGTCCGCGACGATGCCGGCGAGGTGGTCGCCGCGCTCTCGATTGGCGCCGCATCCGACCGCATCCGCCGCCGCGAGGGCGAACTCGCCGACATGCTGAAGAAGGAAGCCCAAGTGCTGGCCCGCGCGATGGCCCAGGCGCCGAAGAACGGGCGTGTGGTGAAGGCGGGTTAA
- a CDS encoding glutathione S-transferase family protein, with the protein MTADQNALILHQYDISPYSEKIRGALGLKGLTWWACNQPSIMPKPELIALTGGYRRIPVLQIGSDVYCDSELILDEIERRFPAPSIFACGRATAETYRLWADEKLFPTVVGLLFSGDWDVSEAFIADRSALRGRPFDPEAFRAAIPGLTDALHRHLRLLEMQLENGNAFLAGEQPSAADLEVFHNVAFIRWGKGRTTALLDQHPGLRAWEARMRAIGHGIRHDIGKDDALRIAREAPVSAAVGGAPVSYQINDANSPPIAGRLVAQDPQRVSIQLENPLVGAVVVHLPTTGGRLHRLD; encoded by the coding sequence ATGACGGCCGATCAAAACGCACTGATTCTTCACCAATACGACATCTCGCCGTACTCCGAAAAAATCCGCGGCGCGCTCGGCCTCAAGGGCCTCACCTGGTGGGCCTGCAACCAGCCGTCGATCATGCCCAAGCCGGAACTGATCGCGCTGACTGGAGGATACCGCCGCATCCCGGTGCTGCAGATCGGCAGCGACGTCTATTGCGACAGCGAACTCATTCTGGACGAGATCGAGCGCCGCTTTCCCGCTCCGTCGATCTTTGCATGCGGCCGAGCCACCGCGGAGACCTATCGTCTGTGGGCGGACGAGAAGCTGTTTCCGACCGTCGTGGGCCTGCTGTTCTCAGGAGATTGGGATGTCAGCGAGGCCTTCATCGCCGACCGCTCGGCCCTGCGGGGCCGGCCGTTCGATCCCGAAGCGTTCCGCGCGGCAATACCCGGCTTGACCGACGCGCTGCATCGGCACTTGCGGCTGCTGGAGATGCAGCTGGAGAACGGCAATGCCTTTCTGGCGGGCGAGCAGCCGAGTGCAGCCGATCTTGAAGTCTTCCACAATGTCGCGTTCATCCGCTGGGGCAAGGGACGGACGACAGCGTTGCTGGACCAGCATCCGGGCCTGCGCGCCTGGGAGGCGAGAATGCGCGCGATCGGACACGGCATACGCCATGACATCGGCAAGGACGACGCGCTCAGAATAGCCCGCGAAGCTCCGGTCTCCGCGGCCGTTGGCGGCGCACCCGTGAGCTACCAGATCAACGACGCCAATTCGCCGCCGATCGCGGGCAGACTGGTCGCGCAGGACCCGCAGCGGGTGTCGATCCAGCTGGAAAATCCGCTGGTCGGCGCCGTCGTGGTCCACCTGCCGACGACCGGCGGCCGGCTGCATCGCCTCGACTGA
- a CDS encoding alpha/beta fold hydrolase, with the protein MNGHIEPMVGRYVHVEIGGELHRIYFEENGKGIPLVCLHTAGADARQWRHLLADAQFAENFRIIAFDMPWHGKSNPPMSWTGDDEYQLTTARYTETIRAFCRALRLEKPVVMGCSIGGRIVLNLAIEHAAEFRALIGLEAADFQAPWYDTNWLNRPDVHGGEVCAALVSGLIAPQSPQPARMETLWAYKQGGPGVFKGDLYFYRVDGDLRGRVASIDTKVCNLYLLTGEYDFSCTPEDTRRTAAAIGGASVTIMEKLGHFPMSENPEQFRRYIAPVLADILMQ; encoded by the coding sequence ATGAACGGTCATATCGAGCCGATGGTCGGCCGCTACGTTCACGTCGAGATCGGCGGCGAACTGCACCGGATCTATTTCGAGGAGAACGGCAAGGGCATTCCGCTGGTCTGCCTGCACACCGCGGGCGCCGACGCGCGGCAGTGGCGGCATCTGCTCGCGGACGCGCAATTTGCCGAAAATTTCCGCATCATTGCCTTCGATATGCCCTGGCATGGCAAGTCGAATCCGCCGATGAGCTGGACCGGCGATGATGAATACCAGCTCACCACGGCGCGCTACACCGAGACCATCCGCGCCTTCTGCCGTGCGCTGCGGCTGGAGAAGCCCGTCGTGATGGGCTGCTCGATCGGCGGCCGCATCGTGCTCAACCTCGCGATCGAGCATGCCGCCGAATTCCGCGCCCTGATCGGGCTCGAGGCCGCCGATTTCCAGGCGCCGTGGTATGATACGAACTGGCTCAACCGCCCGGACGTTCACGGCGGCGAAGTCTGCGCCGCGCTGGTGTCGGGGCTGATTGCCCCGCAGAGCCCGCAGCCTGCGCGGATGGAAACGCTGTGGGCCTACAAGCAGGGCGGCCCCGGCGTGTTCAAGGGCGACCTGTATTTCTACCGTGTCGATGGCGACCTGCGCGGTCGGGTCGCGTCAATCGATACTAAAGTATGCAACCTGTACCTGCTCACGGGCGAGTATGATTTCTCCTGCACGCCTGAGGACACGAGGCGGACGGCAGCGGCAATAGGGGGCGCCAGCGTTACGATCATGGAGAAGCTCGGTCATTTTCCGATGAGCGAGAATCCCGAACAGTTTCGCCGCTATATCGCACCCGTCCTCGCCGACATTCTCATGCAGTAA
- a CDS encoding amino acid ABC transporter substrate-binding protein: MTSKYLIGFALAAALGASQAQAQELTGTLKNIKDTGAITLGYRDSSIPFSYLDDNQKPVGYAMDICYKIVDAVKKELKLDKLEVKLNPVTSATRIPLMANGTVDLECGSTTNNAERQKQVSFTNSHFLTASRYVTKKASKINSIDDLKGKTVVSTAGTTNIKQLTEANLARGLSVNIIPAKDHAEAFLMVETDRAAAFVMDDILLASLVAGSKSPDDYVISRDAFSKPEPYGIMLRKDDAPFKKVVDAATAALYTSAEGEKIYAKWFNQKIPPKGLNLNVPLGPELKKQFTKPSDSPDPDAYLVN, translated from the coding sequence ATGACATCCAAATATCTCATCGGCTTCGCGCTCGCCGCCGCGCTTGGCGCGAGCCAGGCGCAGGCCCAGGAGCTGACCGGAACGCTGAAGAACATCAAGGACACCGGCGCGATCACGCTCGGCTACCGCGATTCCTCGATCCCGTTCTCCTATCTCGACGACAACCAGAAGCCGGTCGGCTACGCCATGGACATCTGCTACAAGATCGTCGATGCGGTGAAGAAGGAGCTGAAGCTCGACAAGCTCGAGGTCAAGCTCAACCCGGTGACCTCGGCGACGCGCATTCCGCTGATGGCCAACGGCACCGTCGACCTCGAATGCGGCTCGACCACCAACAATGCCGAGCGGCAGAAGCAGGTCTCCTTCACCAACTCGCACTTCCTGACCGCGAGCCGCTACGTCACCAAGAAGGCGAGCAAGATTAATTCGATCGACGACCTCAAGGGCAAGACGGTGGTCTCGACCGCCGGCACCACCAACATCAAGCAGCTCACCGAGGCCAACCTCGCGCGCGGGCTGAGCGTCAACATCATCCCGGCCAAGGATCATGCCGAGGCCTTCCTGATGGTCGAGACCGATCGCGCCGCGGCCTTCGTGATGGACGACATCCTGCTCGCGAGCCTGGTCGCCGGCTCGAAGTCGCCGGACGACTACGTCATCTCCAGGGACGCGTTCTCCAAGCCGGAGCCCTACGGCATCATGCTGCGCAAGGATGACGCGCCGTTCAAGAAGGTCGTCGATGCCGCCACCGCCGCGCTCTACACCAGCGCCGAGGGTGAGAAGATCTACGCCAAGTGGTTCAACCAGAAGATCCCGCCGAAGGGCCTGAACCTCAACGTGCCGCTCGGGCCGGAGCTGAAGAAGCAGTTCACCAAGCCGTCGGACTCACCCGATCCGGATGCGTATCTGGTCAACTGA
- a CDS encoding amino acid ABC transporter permease, producing MNYNWNWHIFLEPNPMGTGTYLDMLLAGLVVTIKVSVLAWIIALVFGSVVGVLRTLPSKTASWIGFCWVEFFRNMPLLVQLFLWFFVLPELLPRAAGLWMKQLPNAPFWTAAIGVGFFMSARVAVQLQAGIGSLPRGQKQAATALGLTTLQTYRYVLLPMAFRIILPPLTSEFLNTIKNSAVAITIGLIELTGQARSMQEFSFQVFEAFTAATVLYLLLNFVVVTAMRYLERYVAIPGYIAGK from the coding sequence GTGAACTACAATTGGAACTGGCACATCTTTCTCGAGCCGAACCCGATGGGGACCGGCACCTATCTCGACATGTTGCTGGCGGGACTGGTGGTCACCATCAAGGTATCGGTGCTCGCCTGGATCATCGCGCTGGTGTTCGGCTCCGTGGTCGGCGTGCTGCGCACGTTGCCGTCGAAGACGGCGTCGTGGATCGGCTTCTGCTGGGTCGAGTTCTTCCGCAACATGCCGCTGCTGGTGCAGCTGTTCCTGTGGTTCTTCGTGCTGCCTGAACTTTTGCCGAGGGCTGCCGGGCTCTGGATGAAGCAGCTGCCGAATGCGCCGTTCTGGACCGCCGCGATCGGCGTCGGCTTCTTCATGTCGGCGCGCGTTGCAGTGCAATTGCAGGCCGGCATCGGCTCGCTGCCGCGTGGCCAGAAGCAGGCTGCAACCGCGCTGGGTCTCACCACGCTGCAGACCTATCGCTACGTGCTGCTGCCGATGGCGTTCCGCATCATCCTGCCGCCGCTGACCTCCGAATTCCTCAACACCATCAAGAACAGCGCGGTCGCCATCACCATCGGCCTGATCGAGCTGACCGGCCAGGCCCGTTCGATGCAGGAATTTTCCTTCCAGGTATTCGAGGCCTTCACGGCGGCCACCGTGCTCTATCTTCTCCTCAATTTCGTCGTGGTGACCGCGATGCGCTACCTCGAGCGCTACGTCGCGATCCCCGGCTACATCGCGGGGAAATGA
- a CDS encoding amino acid ABC transporter permease yields the protein MLGSFDFDVIRRSLPYLFLEGMRFTLTLTALAAFGGLVFGTLIALMRLSGYKVLGRIAGFYVDFIRSLPLVLVIFWFYFLVPYIGQWVTGASRPITVGAFASSLITFIIFEAAYFSEIMRAGIQSISRGQPAAANALGLTYSQTMRYVVLPQAFRNMLPVLLTQTIVLFQDTSLVYVLSIPDFLGAASKVAQRDGRLVEMYLFAALVYFVVSCVASFFVRRLQARIAIVR from the coding sequence ATGCTCGGCAGTTTCGATTTCGACGTCATCCGCCGATCATTGCCCTATCTGTTCCTCGAGGGAATGCGCTTCACGCTGACCCTGACGGCGCTTGCCGCGTTCGGCGGCCTCGTGTTCGGCACCCTGATCGCCCTGATGCGATTGTCAGGCTACAAGGTGCTCGGGCGCATCGCCGGCTTCTATGTCGACTTCATTCGCTCGCTGCCGCTGGTGCTGGTGATCTTCTGGTTCTACTTCCTGGTCCCCTATATCGGGCAGTGGGTGACCGGTGCGTCGCGGCCTATCACGGTCGGCGCGTTCGCCTCGTCGCTGATCACCTTCATCATCTTCGAGGCAGCCTATTTCTCCGAGATCATGCGCGCCGGCATCCAGTCGATCTCGCGCGGCCAGCCGGCCGCCGCCAACGCGCTCGGCCTGACCTACAGCCAGACCATGCGCTACGTCGTGCTGCCGCAGGCGTTCCGCAACATGCTGCCGGTGCTGCTGACGCAGACCATCGTGCTGTTCCAGGACACCTCGCTGGTCTACGTGCTGTCGATCCCGGATTTCCTCGGCGCCGCCAGCAAGGTTGCGCAGCGCGACGGCCGTCTGGTCGAAATGTACCTGTTCGCCGCGCTGGTCTACTTCGTCGTTTCCTGTGTCGCGTCCTTCTTCGTCCGCCGCCTGCAGGCGCGTATTGCCATTGTTCGCTGA
- a CDS encoding amino acid ABC transporter ATP-binding protein has translation MIEINHVNKWYGPSFQALKDCTTSVAKGEVVVVCGPSGSGKSTLIKCVNALEPIQGGDIILDGIKVNDPKTDLPKLRSRVGMVFQHFELFPHLRILDNLCLAQEKVLGRKHDDAVVTGMKLLDRVGLKDHAKKFPAELSGGQQQRVAIARALAMNPIAMLFDEPTSALDPEMISEVLDVMVDLAREGMTMMVVTHEMGFANKVADRVIFMDRGEIVEDAKKVDFFGKPRSDRAQKFLSKILQH, from the coding sequence ATGATCGAGATCAATCACGTCAACAAATGGTACGGGCCGAGCTTCCAGGCGCTGAAGGACTGCACCACCAGCGTCGCCAAGGGCGAGGTGGTGGTGGTCTGCGGCCCGTCCGGTTCGGGCAAGTCGACCCTGATCAAATGCGTCAACGCGCTGGAGCCGATCCAGGGCGGCGACATCATCCTCGACGGCATCAAGGTCAACGACCCCAAGACCGATTTGCCGAAGCTGCGCTCGCGCGTCGGCATGGTGTTCCAGCACTTCGAGCTGTTTCCGCATTTGCGGATCCTCGACAATCTCTGCCTCGCGCAGGAGAAGGTGCTGGGCCGCAAGCATGACGATGCCGTGGTCACCGGCATGAAGCTGCTCGATCGCGTCGGGCTGAAGGATCACGCCAAGAAATTCCCCGCCGAATTGTCCGGCGGCCAGCAGCAGCGCGTCGCGATCGCGCGCGCGCTTGCGATGAACCCGATCGCCATGCTGTTCGACGAGCCGACCTCGGCGCTCGATCCGGAGATGATCAGCGAAGTGCTCGACGTGATGGTCGACCTCGCCCGCGAGGGCATGACCATGATGGTCGTGACCCACGAAATGGGGTTTGCCAACAAGGTCGCCGACCGCGTCATCTTCATGGACCGCGGCGAGATCGTCGAGGATGCCAAGAAGGTCGACTTCTTCGGCAAGCCCCGCAGCGACCGCGCGCAGAAGTTCTTGTCGAAGATCTTGCAGCATTAG